From one Eucalyptus grandis isolate ANBG69807.140 chromosome 9, ASM1654582v1, whole genome shotgun sequence genomic stretch:
- the LOC104428553 gene encoding (R)-mandelonitrile beta-glucosyltransferase-like — MTAGQLIEFVWGLADSQKPFLWIIRLDLVASESVVLPPEFMEEIAGRGMLASWCRQEEVLKQWMIGGFLTHSRWNLTLESLCSSMLVICWHFFAEQQTNCRYSCMEWGIVMEIDYRDLPEGASGRGTVEERWWLREVESRRARRRRNDVLISKQIAGRRGGTKVFTDERRGRETEAEPAVIARRSEIGANRRKVEAEWRREEGVNIDNDVKRDEVEGLVRELMEGEKGTEMRKKAMEWKAKAEEAIMPGGTSYNNVDNLISELLLSID, encoded by the exons ATGACGGCTGGCCAGCTGATCGAGTTCGTGTGGGGACTGGCTGACAGCCAGAAGCCTTTCTTGTGGATCATAAGGCTGGACCTCGTGGCAAGTGAGTCGGTTGTGTTGCCACCCGAGTTCATGGAAGAAATTGCAGGCCGAGGGATGCTGGCAAGCTGGTGCCGGCAGGAGGAGGTCTTGAAGCAATGGATGATCGGGGGTTTCTTGACGCATAGCAGATGGAACTTGACACTCGAGAGCCTTTGCAGCAGCATGCTAGTGATATGTTGGCATTTCTTTGCAGAGCAACAGACTAACTGCCGGTATAGCTGCATGGAATGGGGGATCGTGATGGAGATCGACTATCGCGACCTTCCCGAGG GGGCTAGCGGGCGGGGGACAGTGGAGGAGCGGTGGTGGTTGCGAGAAGTCGAGAGCAGGAGAGCCCGGCGTCGGCGGAACGACGTGCTGATCTCGAAACAGATCGCGGGCAGGCGGGGTGGCACCAAAGTGTTCACGGACGAGCGTCGCGGGCGTGAAACAGAAGCGGAGCCGGCCGTCATAGCTAGGCGGAGCGAGATCGGAGCCAACAGGAGGAAGGTAGAGGCAgaatggcggagggaagaag gtgtcaacatcgaCAATGACGTGAAGAGGGACGAAGTGGAAGGATTGGTGAGGGAGttgatggagggagagaaggggacggagatgaggaagaaggcCATGGAGTGGAAGGCGAAGGCGGAGGAAGCAATTATGCCCGGTGGGACTTCATACAATAACGTGGACAACCTCATCTCCGAATTACTCTTGTCCATTGATTAA